One segment of Anatilimnocola aggregata DNA contains the following:
- a CDS encoding VIT1/CCC1 transporter family protein translates to MRALHREWHRTDRIGWLRAAVLGANDGIVSTASLVVGVASAQAASSEILVAGVAGLVAGAMSMAAGEYVSVSSQADTEQADLARERQELAADRSAEHRELAAIYVQRGLDEVLAEQVAGQLMAHDSLATHARDELGISDLTTARPVQAAFASAGTFAVGAAMPLLTAIMVPPQALIPVVIGTSVVFLALLGGFGAYAGGAPVLIAAVRVTFWGILAMALTAGVGALFGARV, encoded by the coding sequence GTGAGAGCGTTACATCGCGAATGGCACCGCACCGATCGCATCGGTTGGCTCCGCGCAGCAGTGCTCGGAGCCAACGACGGTATCGTGTCGACCGCCAGTCTTGTCGTCGGCGTAGCCTCTGCACAGGCAGCATCCAGTGAGATTCTTGTAGCCGGCGTGGCTGGACTGGTCGCGGGCGCAATGTCGATGGCTGCTGGTGAATATGTCTCGGTTAGTTCGCAGGCCGATACCGAACAGGCTGACCTGGCGCGCGAGCGCCAGGAGCTTGCTGCCGATCGATCCGCTGAGCATCGCGAATTGGCTGCCATCTACGTGCAGCGAGGACTCGATGAAGTGCTGGCCGAACAGGTTGCCGGTCAGTTGATGGCTCACGATTCACTCGCCACGCATGCTCGTGACGAGCTAGGGATTTCGGATCTGACGACCGCCCGCCCCGTGCAGGCAGCTTTCGCCTCCGCGGGCACGTTTGCCGTGGGAGCAGCAATGCCGCTGCTCACGGCGATCATGGTTCCGCCGCAGGCATTGATTCCCGTTGTCATTGGGACTTCCGTTGTATTCCTCGCATTGCTGGGTGGTTTTGGCGCCTATGCAGGAGGCGCTCCAGTGCTCATAGCCGCGGTGCGAGTGACTTTCTGGGGCATATTGGCGATGGCACTCACGGCTGGCGTAGGGGCCTTGTTTGGGGCCCGTGTCTGA